The genomic DNA TCGCACATCACGGGATTCACCTTGCCAGGCATGATCGAGCTGCCGGGCTGCCGATCGGGCAGCATTACTTCGTAGAAGGCGCAGCGCGGGCCCGAGCCTAGCCAGCGAATGTTGTTGGCCACGTTGAACAGCGTCATGGCGATGGTGCGCAGCAGGCCGTGACATTCGACCAATCCGTCACGCTGGGAATTGGCCTCGAAATGGTTCTTGGCTTCGATGAAAGGGATGCCGGTCTCCTTCACCAGCGCCGCGGCCACGCGACGGCCGAACTCGGGATGTGTATTGATGCCGGCACCCACGGCGGTGCCGCCGGCCGGAAGTTCGAGAATCGATTTCTGCGCCAGACGGGCCCGCTCGACAGACAGTTGCAATTGGCGGGCAAAGCCTCCCACTTCCTGTCCCAGGCGCAGCGGCGTGGCATCGGCCAGGTGGGTGCGGCCGATCTTGATGATCTTGTCCCACTCGGCGGCTTTGCGCGCCAGTACGGCCTGCAACTTTTCCAGCGCCGGGATCAGATCACGCTCGACCGATTGCGCCACGGCCACGTGGATGGCCGTGGGAAACATGTCGTTGGTGCTTTGCCCCATGTTGACGTGATCGTTGGGATGGATCGGCTTATCGGCTTTGAAGCGATCGCCACCTGCGATCTCGATTGCTCGATTGCTGATCACCTCGTTGGCGTTCATGTTGCTCGACGTGCCCGACCCGGTCTGAAAGACGTCGATCGGAAACTCGTCGTCGAATTTTCCTTCGGCCACTTCACGGCAGGCCTGCACGAGGGCGGCGACCTGTTTTTCATTGAGCGGGTTCTTGCCGGTGCCGGTCAACTTGCCAAGGTCCCCGTTGGCCGTCGCGGCGGCCAGCTTGACCATTCCCAGCGCGTGAATCAGCGGCGCCGGCAAGCGCCAGCCGGACACGGGAAAGTTTTCGACGGCACGCTGCGTCTGCGCGCTGTAGTAGGCCTTGGCCGGGACGCGTACGTCCCCCATCGAGTCATGTTCGACACGGAAATCCGACATGGGAACCCTCAGTTGGAAAAAACGCGGATAACAAGACGACGAGTCACGGGCCCCCGTCCGGATAGAATTGCCCCGGCCCTTCGTCACGGCGATTAAAACGCCGCTGAGAGTCGCGAAGCAGCCAATATGTCGTCGCAAACAGCACGACGATAATACAAATACCTATGACAGTCCCCATGCCCCAATTCTACCAAACCCGCGGAACCATCCCAAGAAATCTAGGATTCATAGTG from Pirellulales bacterium includes the following:
- a CDS encoding class II fumarate hydratase, which encodes MSDFRVEHDSMGDVRVPAKAYYSAQTQRAVENFPVSGWRLPAPLIHALGMVKLAAATANGDLGKLTGTGKNPLNEKQVAALVQACREVAEGKFDDEFPIDVFQTGSGTSSNMNANEVISNRAIEIAGGDRFKADKPIHPNDHVNMGQSTNDMFPTAIHVAVAQSVERDLIPALEKLQAVLARKAAEWDKIIKIGRTHLADATPLRLGQEVGGFARQLQLSVERARLAQKSILELPAGGTAVGAGINTHPEFGRRVAAALVKETGIPFIEAKNHFEANSQRDGLVECHGLLRTIAMTLFNVANNIRWLGSGPRCAFYEVMLPDRQPGSSIMPGKVNPVMCESMMQVAARVMGNDQTITISGAAGGQFQLNIMMPVMGQTTLESIALLTGVTRAFVDFCAEEMLANPEACEASVEKSLSMVTSLIPYIGYDESAKLAKEAMKSGKTIRELCVEKQILPEDTLKKALDPWSMTEPRA